Proteins found in one Terribacillus sp. DMT04 genomic segment:
- a CDS encoding helix-turn-helix transcriptional regulator translates to MAIIINIDVMLAKRKMSVTELSERVGITMANLSILKNGKAKAIRVSTLDAICKALDCQPGDILEYQAEEDNHSQ, encoded by the coding sequence ATGGCGATTATAATAAATATTGACGTAATGCTGGCAAAAAGAAAAATGAGTGTGACAGAACTATCAGAGCGGGTTGGCATCACAATGGCCAATCTCTCTATTTTAAAGAATGGTAAGGCAAAGGCGATTCGTGTTTCAACATTAGACGCGATTTGTAAAGCATTAGACTGTCAGCCAGGTGACATATTGGAATATCAAGCTGA
- a CDS encoding DUF2975 domain-containing protein: MKRETLFLKAALLFMALPVLALCIFAIPNIAFGSADYYPEVEFLKYLVLVGLYVTALAYFLALYQSFRLLGFIDKNVAFSDLSVRALKNIKLCAMAISVVYIILLPLIYVVAERDDAPGLILVGMALIFGPLVVAIFAAVLQKLLKNAIDIKSENDLTV; encoded by the coding sequence ATGAAACGAGAAACACTCTTTTTAAAGGCTGCTTTATTGTTCATGGCTTTACCGGTTCTTGCATTATGTATCTTTGCAATTCCGAATATAGCTTTTGGTTCAGCAGATTATTATCCAGAAGTAGAATTTTTAAAATATCTAGTCTTGGTTGGCTTGTATGTAACAGCATTGGCATACTTTTTAGCTCTTTATCAATCTTTCCGCTTGCTTGGTTTTATTGATAAAAATGTAGCTTTTTCCGATTTGTCTGTTAGGGCATTAAAAAATATTAAACTCTGCGCAATGGCGATTAGTGTTGTTTACATTATTCTTTTGCCGTTAATTTATGTTGTGGCTGAGAGGGATGACGCCCCAGGTCTAATTTTGGTAGGAATGGCGCTTATATTCGGACCACTAGTAGTAGCGATTTTTGCTGCTGTTCTGCAAAAGCTGCTGAAAAATGCCATTGATATAAAATCAGAAAACGACTTGACGGTCTGA
- the sufB gene encoding Fe-S cluster assembly protein SufB, translating into MAKKAPEIGDYQYGFSDRDVSIFRTEKGLTPKIVEEISKLKEEPQWMLDFRLKSLEQFYKKPMPQWGGDLAELDFDEITYYVKPSERSERSWDEVPEEIKNTFDKLGIPEAEQKYLAGVSAQYESEVVYHNLKEDLEEMGIVFKDTDTALKENEDLFREHFGKLIPPSDNKFAALNSAVWSGGSFIYVPKGVKTDTPLQAYFRINSENMGQFERTLIIVDEGASVHYVEGCTAPVYTTNSLHSAVVEIFVKKDAYCRYTTIQNWANNVYNLVTKRATVDANGTMEWIDGNIGSKLTMKYPAVILKGEGARGMTLSIALAGKGQHQDAGAKMMHLAPNTSSTIVSKSISKQGGKVTYRGIVHFGKKADGARSNIECDTLIMDNKSTSDTIPYNEIFNENISLEHEAKVSKVSEEQLFYLMSRGISEEEATEMIVMGFIEPFTKELPMEYAVEMNRLIKFEMEGSIG; encoded by the coding sequence ATGGCTAAAAAAGCGCCTGAAATTGGAGATTACCAATATGGCTTCAGCGACCGTGATGTGTCCATTTTCCGTACGGAAAAAGGCCTTACACCGAAGATTGTTGAAGAAATCTCTAAGTTAAAAGAAGAACCACAATGGATGCTGGACTTCCGTCTTAAATCATTGGAGCAGTTCTACAAGAAGCCAATGCCACAGTGGGGCGGAGACCTTGCTGAGCTTGACTTCGATGAAATCACGTATTACGTAAAACCTTCTGAGCGTTCCGAGCGTTCTTGGGATGAAGTACCAGAAGAAATCAAAAACACATTTGATAAACTTGGTATTCCAGAAGCTGAACAAAAATACCTTGCAGGTGTTTCTGCGCAATATGAATCAGAGGTTGTTTATCATAACTTGAAAGAAGACCTGGAAGAAATGGGTATCGTCTTCAAGGATACAGATACAGCGCTTAAAGAAAATGAAGATCTTTTCCGCGAGCACTTCGGTAAATTGATTCCGCCATCTGATAATAAGTTTGCTGCACTAAACTCTGCTGTATGGTCCGGCGGTTCCTTCATTTATGTACCGAAGGGTGTTAAAACGGATACACCATTGCAAGCCTACTTCCGGATCAACTCCGAGAACATGGGGCAGTTTGAGCGTACACTTATCATTGTAGATGAAGGTGCTTCTGTGCATTATGTAGAAGGTTGTACAGCTCCTGTTTATACAACGAATTCTTTGCATAGTGCGGTTGTAGAAATCTTCGTTAAAAAAGATGCTTACTGCCGTTATACAACGATTCAAAACTGGGCAAACAACGTCTACAACTTGGTTACAAAACGTGCGACAGTTGATGCGAATGGTACGATGGAATGGATTGATGGTAATATCGGTTCTAAACTTACAATGAAATACCCTGCGGTTATCCTTAAAGGAGAAGGCGCTCGCGGTATGACATTGTCCATCGCCCTAGCTGGTAAAGGCCAGCACCAGGATGCCGGCGCGAAAATGATGCACTTGGCACCAAATACTTCTTCAACGATTGTTTCTAAATCCATCTCCAAGCAAGGTGGTAAAGTGACGTATCGCGGAATCGTTCATTTCGGTAAGAAAGCAGACGGTGCACGCTCTAATATCGAGTGTGACACGCTGATTATGGATAACAAATCCACTTCCGATACGATTCCATACAACGAGATCTTCAACGAGAACATCTCCTTGGAACACGAAGCGAAAGTTTCCAAAGTATCCGAAGAGCAATTGTTCTACTTGATGAGCCGTGGTATCTCTGAAGAAGAAGCAACAGAAATGATCGTAATGGGCTTCATCGAGCCATTCACGAAAGAACTTCCAATGGAATATGCCGTAGAAATGAACCGTTTGATTAAGTTCGAAATGGAAGGTTCTATCGGTTAA
- the sufU gene encoding Fe-S cluster assembly sulfur transfer protein SufU — protein sequence MSFDNLDTLYRQVIMDHYKHPRNRGKLEGDALVVDMNNPTCGDRIQLHLEVEDGKVKDAKFDGEGCSISMSSASMMTQAVKGKRVEDALRMSELFSDMMLGKEIDPGDLELGDIEALQGVAKFPARIKCATLAWKAMEQGVEKK from the coding sequence ATGTCTTTTGATAATTTAGATACACTGTACCGCCAAGTGATCATGGATCACTATAAACATCCGCGCAATCGTGGTAAGCTGGAAGGAGACGCACTTGTAGTCGATATGAACAACCCGACATGCGGTGACCGTATCCAGCTTCATCTCGAAGTAGAGGATGGCAAGGTAAAAGATGCAAAATTTGATGGAGAAGGCTGTTCGATCAGCATGTCTTCTGCTTCCATGATGACACAAGCTGTCAAAGGAAAACGTGTAGAAGATGCGCTTCGGATGTCAGAGCTGTTTTCTGATATGATGTTAGGGAAAGAGATTGATCCTGGTGATTTGGAGCTTGGTGATATTGAGGCACTGCAAGGAGTTGCAAAATTCCCAGCCCGCATTAAATGTGCGACACTCGCCTGGAAGGCGATGGAGCAAGGCGTCGAAAAGAAATAA
- a CDS encoding cysteine desulfurase has translation MDARSIREQFPILNQEVNGHPLVYLDSSATSHKPLAVLEAVDAYYRNDNSNVHRGVHTLGTRATDKYEGAREKVQQFINARSTKEVIFTRGTTTAINTVAHSYARANLKPGDEVIITPMEHHSNIIPWQQAVKATGATLKYFELNDDGTLNMDDVKKSIGPQTKIVALTHVSNVLGTINPIKEIVELAHRQNAVVLVDGAQGAPHLKVDVQEIDCDFYCFSGHKMCGPTGIGILYGKQELLEEMEPVEFGGEMIDFVHLYDSTWKELPWKFEGGTPIIAGAIGLGAAIDFLNQIGMDEIEAHDQKLTNYAMERMREIEGLDIYGPGADKRSAVVTFNIDGVHPHDTATALDSMGIAVRAGHHCAQPLMRWLKATATARASMYVYNTEDDIDQLVSGLTRTKEFFGNVF, from the coding sequence ATGGATGCCCGCTCTATCCGTGAACAGTTCCCGATTCTGAATCAAGAGGTCAACGGACATCCGCTGGTCTACTTGGACTCTTCTGCAACTTCCCATAAACCGCTTGCGGTTTTGGAAGCTGTGGATGCTTATTACCGGAACGATAACAGCAATGTGCATCGCGGTGTGCATACGCTGGGAACCCGGGCTACGGATAAATATGAAGGTGCCAGGGAAAAGGTGCAGCAGTTCATCAACGCCAGAAGCACGAAGGAAGTCATTTTTACACGCGGTACAACGACTGCCATCAATACAGTTGCGCATAGTTATGCTCGTGCAAACTTGAAACCTGGTGATGAAGTAATCATTACACCGATGGAGCATCACAGCAACATCATTCCTTGGCAGCAAGCTGTCAAAGCGACTGGCGCTACATTAAAATACTTTGAATTAAATGATGATGGTACACTGAACATGGACGATGTGAAAAAGTCGATTGGTCCGCAAACAAAAATCGTAGCTTTGACACATGTTTCTAATGTTTTGGGTACAATCAATCCAATAAAAGAAATCGTCGAACTTGCTCATCGGCAGAATGCTGTTGTACTCGTAGACGGTGCACAAGGGGCTCCTCATCTGAAAGTAGATGTGCAGGAAATCGATTGCGATTTCTATTGCTTTAGCGGTCACAAAATGTGCGGCCCAACAGGAATCGGAATCCTTTACGGAAAGCAGGAATTGCTGGAAGAAATGGAGCCGGTGGAATTCGGCGGTGAAATGATTGATTTCGTCCATTTATACGATTCCACATGGAAAGAGCTTCCCTGGAAGTTTGAGGGAGGAACTCCGATTATTGCTGGTGCCATTGGTCTTGGCGCTGCGATTGATTTTCTTAATCAAATCGGTATGGATGAGATCGAAGCACATGATCAGAAGCTGACAAATTACGCAATGGAACGTATGCGCGAGATTGAAGGTCTGGATATTTATGGACCTGGAGCTGACAAACGATCTGCTGTTGTTACTTTCAATATTGACGGTGTGCATCCGCATGATACGGCTACAGCTCTCGACAGTATGGGGATTGCAGTACGTGCCGGCCATCATTGTGCACAGCCGCTTATGCGCTGGCTGAAGGCGACAGCAACTGCCCGAGCAAGTATGTACGTCTATAATACCGAAGACGATATCGACCAACTTGTCAGCGGTCTGACAAGAACGAAGGAGTTTTTCGGCAATGTCTTTTGA
- the sufD gene encoding Fe-S cluster assembly protein SufD: MTVETKQPYNDEYISRFSSSRNEPEWMKDLRQQALSQSESLDMPKPDKTGIKNWDFDTYVHETEGSKIDALDKLPASVAALIDADNAPNLYIQRNNSAAYLALDEKWSKQGVIFTDIFTALQQHADLVKRYYMKDAVSVDEDRLTALHAALMNGGVFVYVPKNVVVEEPLQTIFWQEDDSVASFNHILIVAEANSSVTYVENSISHNADTATFANVVTEVIAEDNANVSYGAVDNFAAGTTVYAKRRGVAYRDARIDWAIGQMNDGNTISEHITHLIGDNSGSEAKSVVVGRGKQIQNFTTNIIHFGKNSVGNILSHGVMKEQASSVFNGIGKIEHGASKSDATQETRVLMLSQGARGDANPILLIDEDDVVAGHAASVGRVDPLQLYYLMSRGITKQEAERLIIHGFLAPVVNQLPIETVKNQLTQVIEGKVN, translated from the coding sequence ATGACTGTTGAAACGAAGCAACCATATAACGATGAATATATCAGCCGTTTTTCCAGTTCCCGCAATGAGCCTGAATGGATGAAGGATCTTCGTCAGCAAGCTCTTTCTCAATCGGAATCTTTGGACATGCCAAAACCCGATAAGACTGGGATCAAAAACTGGGACTTTGATACGTATGTGCATGAAACAGAAGGCAGCAAAATTGATGCATTGGACAAGCTGCCGGCAAGCGTTGCTGCTTTAATTGATGCAGACAATGCACCTAACTTGTACATTCAGCGCAACAATAGTGCTGCATACCTTGCACTTGATGAAAAATGGAGCAAGCAAGGCGTTATCTTTACGGATATCTTCACTGCGCTGCAGCAGCATGCTGACCTTGTGAAGCGCTATTACATGAAGGATGCAGTAAGTGTAGATGAAGACCGTTTGACTGCTTTACATGCAGCTCTAATGAACGGCGGTGTCTTCGTCTATGTTCCGAAGAATGTCGTGGTAGAAGAGCCGCTTCAAACAATCTTCTGGCAGGAAGATGACAGTGTTGCTTCCTTTAACCATATCTTGATTGTTGCAGAAGCGAACAGCTCGGTAACGTATGTAGAAAACAGCATTTCTCACAATGCTGATACAGCAACATTTGCTAACGTGGTAACGGAAGTAATTGCCGAAGACAATGCGAACGTATCTTACGGCGCAGTGGATAACTTTGCTGCAGGTACGACTGTTTATGCGAAACGCCGCGGTGTTGCTTATCGTGATGCACGCATTGATTGGGCAATCGGTCAAATGAATGACGGAAACACAATCAGTGAACATATCACACACTTAATCGGAGATAACTCTGGTTCAGAAGCGAAAAGTGTTGTTGTGGGACGCGGAAAACAAATCCAAAACTTTACAACGAACATTATTCACTTTGGTAAGAATTCCGTCGGAAACATCTTATCCCATGGTGTTATGAAAGAACAGGCAAGCTCTGTATTCAATGGTATTGGTAAAATCGAGCATGGTGCCAGCAAATCAGACGCTACCCAAGAAACACGTGTCTTAATGCTTAGCCAAGGCGCTCGTGGTGATGCCAACCCGATTCTCTTAATTGATGAAGATGATGTAGTTGCCGGACACGCAGCTTCTGTAGGCCGTGTTGATCCGCTTCAGCTTTATTACTTGATGAGCCGCGGAATCACCAAGCAGGAAGCAGAACGTTTGATTATCCATGGATTCCTTGCACCTGTTGTAAACCAGCTGCCAATTGAAACAGTAAAAAATCAGCTGACACAGGTAATTGAAGGGAAAGTAAACTAA
- the sufC gene encoding Fe-S cluster assembly ATPase SufC: protein MAGSVLEIKDLHVSIEDKEILKGVNLTIKSGEFHAVMGPNGTGKSTLASAIMGHPKYEVTSGSITLDGEDVLEMEVDERARAGLFLAMQYPSEISGVTNSDFLRSSINARREEGDEIPLMKFIKEMDEAMDFLEMDKNMAQRYLNEGFSGGEKKRNEILQLLMMKAEIGILDEIDSGLDIDALKVVAKGINRLRDENFGCLIITHYQRLLNYIEPDFVHVMMQGRVVKSGGSELSKRLEAEGYDWIKQELNIEDETINA, encoded by the coding sequence ATGGCAGGTTCAGTTTTAGAGATTAAAGACCTACATGTTTCGATTGAAGATAAGGAAATACTTAAAGGTGTAAACCTTACGATAAAAAGCGGAGAATTCCATGCGGTAATGGGACCAAACGGTACTGGTAAATCCACATTGGCATCCGCAATCATGGGTCATCCAAAATATGAAGTAACAAGCGGAAGCATCACGCTTGACGGCGAAGATGTATTGGAAATGGAAGTGGACGAGCGTGCTCGTGCCGGTCTATTCCTTGCTATGCAGTATCCAAGTGAAATCAGCGGAGTAACAAACTCTGACTTCTTGCGTTCTTCTATTAACGCACGCCGCGAAGAAGGCGACGAGATTCCATTGATGAAGTTCATTAAAGAAATGGACGAAGCAATGGACTTCCTTGAAATGGATAAGAACATGGCACAGCGCTACTTGAACGAAGGTTTCTCCGGCGGTGAGAAGAAGCGTAATGAAATTCTGCAGCTGCTTATGATGAAAGCAGAAATCGGTATTCTTGATGAGATTGATTCCGGTCTTGATATCGATGCACTGAAAGTTGTTGCAAAAGGTATTAACAGATTGCGCGACGAAAACTTCGGCTGCCTAATTATTACCCATTATCAGCGTTTGCTAAACTACATTGAGCCTGACTTCGTTCACGTTATGATGCAAGGCCGTGTCGTTAAATCCGGCGGTTCTGAGCTTTCTAAACGTTTGGAAGCTGAAGGATATGACTGGATTAAACAAGAGCTTAACATCGAAGACGAAACAATTAACGCGTAA
- a CDS encoding MetQ/NlpA family ABC transporter substrate-binding protein translates to MKKSLLVILSAVFMIFLAACGSSDSSDSSSDEKTIKVGASSTPHAEILEAAKPLLEDEGIDLQIEEYQDYIFPNQDLANGDLDANYYQHIPYLDNYNEETEGEEDDIISLGAVHLEPMGIYSKNIKSVEDIKEGTEVLVGRNPAEQGRVLSIFQNAGLIKISDDVKPVNATFDDIAENPKNLKFSMEVDPAILPETYEREEDALVVINTNYALEAGLKPSEDALILEETNSPYGNIIAANPEDKDNEALQKLMDVLHSDDIKQFIEEEYQGAILPVDTTE, encoded by the coding sequence ATGAAAAAGTCATTATTAGTTATTTTATCGGCTGTATTTATGATTTTCTTGGCAGCCTGCGGTTCTTCTGATTCTTCAGACAGCAGCTCAGACGAGAAAACAATCAAAGTCGGTGCCTCAAGTACACCGCACGCAGAAATTCTTGAAGCAGCAAAACCACTGTTGGAAGATGAAGGTATTGATCTTCAAATTGAAGAATATCAAGACTATATCTTCCCGAACCAAGACTTGGCAAATGGTGATCTTGATGCGAACTACTACCAGCACATTCCGTATCTAGATAATTATAATGAAGAGACAGAAGGCGAAGAAGATGACATAATCAGTCTGGGAGCGGTCCACTTAGAGCCGATGGGTATCTACTCTAAGAACATTAAAAGTGTCGAGGATATTAAAGAAGGTACAGAAGTGCTAGTGGGTCGAAATCCTGCTGAGCAAGGACGTGTGCTTTCTATCTTCCAGAATGCAGGTCTAATCAAAATTAGTGATGATGTCAAACCTGTCAATGCGACATTTGATGACATTGCTGAAAACCCGAAAAATTTGAAATTCAGCATGGAAGTAGATCCAGCAATTCTGCCTGAGACGTACGAGAGAGAAGAAGACGCACTTGTAGTTATCAACACAAACTACGCATTGGAAGCCGGTCTTAAACCTTCTGAGGACGCGCTTATACTTGAAGAAACAAACTCTCCTTATGGAAATATTATTGCTGCTAATCCGGAAGATAAAGATAACGAAGCATTGCAGAAACTAATGGATGTGCTTCATTCTGATGATATCAAGCAATTTATTGAAGAAGAGTACCAAGGGGCAATCCTGCCTGTAGATACAACAGAATAA
- a CDS encoding methionine ABC transporter permease codes for MLEKWFPNVDIADLNTAIYETFYMTILSLIGTFIIGIILGLLLYLTSKGKLWENKIVYGIVAAVVNVFRAIPFIILIVLLLPFTDFLMGTIRGPSAALPALIIGSAPFYARLVEIALKEVDHGVVEAAKAMGAKNATIMVKVLLRESTPALVSGLTVTAIALIGSTAVAGVIGAGGLGDFAYFYGFQRRQTDVVILCTVLIIILVFVIQFIGDYISNKLDKR; via the coding sequence TTGCTTGAGAAATGGTTTCCTAATGTAGATATAGCAGATTTGAACACAGCCATCTATGAGACATTCTATATGACCATTCTTTCGTTGATTGGGACATTTATTATTGGTATTATCCTTGGATTATTGCTTTACCTGACTAGTAAAGGAAAGCTTTGGGAGAATAAAATTGTTTATGGCATTGTAGCAGCAGTCGTGAACGTTTTCCGAGCGATTCCGTTTATTATTTTAATTGTTTTGCTGCTGCCATTTACTGATTTCCTAATGGGTACGATTCGCGGTCCTTCGGCAGCATTGCCGGCTTTAATCATTGGTTCAGCACCATTTTATGCAAGACTAGTAGAAATTGCACTTAAAGAAGTTGATCATGGTGTAGTAGAAGCAGCGAAAGCAATGGGAGCTAAGAACGCAACAATTATGGTCAAAGTATTGTTGAGAGAGTCGACTCCGGCTTTGGTTTCCGGTCTCACAGTTACAGCAATTGCACTTATTGGTTCTACGGCAGTAGCGGGCGTGATTGGAGCAGGCGGATTAGGTGACTTTGCTTACTTCTATGGATTCCAGCGCCGCCAGACAGATGTTGTTATTCTGTGTACTGTCTTAATTATTATATTGGTATTTGTTATCCAGTTTATAGGTGACTATATTTCCAATAAATTAGATAAACGTTAA
- a CDS encoding methionine ABC transporter ATP-binding protein produces MITIKNLSKTYRTKKQNITAVDQLNMTIDSGEIFGVIGYSGAGKSTFVRLLNRLEEPTSGEIIIDGKDIVKQKKNELRLARQEIGMIFQHFNLLWSRTVHQNIAFPLEIAGVPKKERKVKVDRLIELVGLKGRENAYPSQLSGGQKQRVGIARALANDPKVLLCDEATSALDPETTDSILDLLVDINKRLGLTIILITHEMNVISKICHRVAVMDTGKVVEEGDAVHVFQNPQQAVTKRFVQQLDGSEKYESLSSAVLNEGTGTIIKLSFSGENVNQTIVSQTAKQCDVDINILQGNVLQTHSGAVGSLFLQLVGSETEVEKALDFIRSANVKAEVQELA; encoded by the coding sequence TTGATCACTATCAAGAACCTCTCCAAGACATATCGCACGAAAAAACAGAATATTACAGCAGTCGATCAACTGAATATGACAATCGATTCAGGTGAGATCTTCGGCGTTATCGGCTACAGCGGTGCTGGTAAAAGTACATTTGTACGCCTGCTGAACCGTCTCGAAGAACCGACTTCTGGTGAAATAATTATTGATGGCAAAGACATTGTCAAACAGAAAAAGAATGAGTTGCGTCTTGCCAGACAGGAGATCGGCATGATCTTCCAGCACTTTAACTTGCTTTGGTCCCGAACTGTGCACCAGAATATTGCTTTTCCATTGGAAATTGCAGGTGTACCGAAGAAGGAACGAAAAGTAAAAGTAGACCGTTTAATCGAGCTGGTTGGATTGAAAGGACGGGAAAATGCTTATCCATCTCAACTGAGCGGCGGACAAAAGCAGCGTGTTGGTATTGCTCGTGCCCTTGCCAATGATCCGAAAGTACTGCTTTGTGACGAAGCAACTTCTGCACTCGATCCAGAAACAACAGATTCCATCTTAGACCTGTTAGTAGACATCAACAAACGTCTAGGGTTGACGATTATTCTTATTACTCATGAAATGAACGTAATTAGTAAGATTTGTCACCGTGTAGCTGTTATGGATACAGGTAAAGTTGTGGAAGAAGGGGATGCCGTACATGTATTCCAGAACCCGCAGCAGGCAGTCACGAAGCGTTTTGTGCAGCAGCTTGATGGAAGTGAGAAATATGAGTCCTTGTCATCAGCTGTATTGAATGAAGGAACAGGAACGATTATTAAACTTTCTTTCTCAGGTGAAAATGTGAATCAGACTATCGTTAGTCAAACTGCAAAGCAATGTGATGTAGACATTAACATTCTGCAAGGAAACGTGCTTCAGACACACAGCGGAGCGGTAGGCAGTCTATTTTTGCAATTAGTAGGCAGTGAAACAGAAGTGGAGAAGGCACTGGACTTCATCCGCAGTGCAAATGTAAAAGCGGAGGTGCAGGAGCTTGCTTGA
- a CDS encoding thioredoxin family protein codes for MNIIETNVEAIIQEGQAKIFVHTPFCGTCQLAEKMLQTVEAVMKTEYYHKLNASLFPDFMQQHQIESVPCLITFQDGQVKDKTYAFQSVQHMLAKTISE; via the coding sequence ATTAATATTATTGAAACGAATGTCGAGGCCATCATCCAAGAAGGACAGGCAAAGATCTTCGTGCATACGCCATTTTGCGGCACCTGCCAACTGGCTGAAAAGATGCTGCAGACAGTAGAGGCGGTCATGAAAACAGAATATTATCATAAACTGAACGCCTCTTTGTTCCCAGACTTTATGCAGCAGCATCAAATTGAAAGTGTACCTTGTCTCATTACTTTCCAAGATGGTCAAGTAAAAGATAAGACATATGCTTTTCAGTCAGTCCAGCATATGCTGGCAAAGACGATCAGCGAATAA
- a CDS encoding toprim domain-containing protein: protein MGDEEKVIIVEGRSDKEQIRKIIDEEVTIICTNGTLGIERLEQLLYDYDLDHKEVYIMVDEDSAGHKLRKQLARELPHAQHIYVDRTYREVAATPAPELATALLSRSIMVHPFFLV from the coding sequence ATGGGTGATGAGGAAAAAGTCATTATCGTAGAAGGACGTTCGGATAAAGAGCAGATAAGAAAGATCATCGATGAGGAAGTGACGATCATCTGCACCAATGGCACGTTGGGTATCGAGCGGCTGGAGCAGCTGTTGTATGACTATGACTTGGATCACAAGGAAGTATATATTATGGTGGATGAGGACAGCGCCGGTCATAAGCTGCGAAAACAGTTAGCCCGTGAGCTGCCGCATGCCCAGCATATTTACGTAGACAGAACCTATCGAGAGGTAGCGGCTACCCCGGCCCCTGAATTAGCCACAGCCCTGCTTAGCAGAAGTATCATGGTGCATCCATTCTTCCTCGTCTGA
- the gcvH gene encoding glycine cleavage system protein GcvH: protein MSNLPKDLRYTDEHEWIKKEEGSQYRIGITDFAQDELGDIVFVELPSVGDELKADEPFGSVESVKTVSELYAPLSGKVVSVNEDLDDSPEFVNESPYEKAWMIVIETDDEAAYERLLSTEEYEAKIKED, encoded by the coding sequence ATGAGCAACTTACCGAAAGATCTTCGTTATACAGATGAACATGAATGGATCAAAAAAGAAGAAGGCAGCCAGTACCGCATTGGTATTACTGACTTCGCTCAAGATGAACTAGGCGACATCGTATTCGTCGAGCTTCCGTCGGTTGGTGACGAATTAAAAGCGGACGAGCCATTTGGCAGCGTAGAATCTGTCAAAACAGTTTCTGAACTGTATGCTCCGCTCAGCGGTAAAGTCGTATCTGTCAATGAAGACTTGGACGACAGCCCGGAATTCGTAAATGAATCCCCATATGAGAAAGCATGGATGATCGTAATCGAAACAGATGATGAAGCAGCCTATGAGCGTCTTCTTTCCACTGAAGAATATGAGGCGAAAATCAAAGAAGATTAA
- a CDS encoding arsenate reductase family protein: protein MFRFYWYPNCSTCKNAKKWLEEHQIPYEAIHIVETPPSPEELQEAADKSGLPLTKLFNTSGKVYREGGYKDKIKEADDAQLKAWLSENGMLIKRPLLIGENQAAVGFKPEVYTSVTAAN, encoded by the coding sequence ATGTTCCGATTTTATTGGTATCCAAATTGCAGTACATGTAAAAACGCGAAAAAGTGGCTTGAGGAGCACCAAATCCCTTATGAAGCAATACATATTGTAGAAACACCTCCCAGTCCGGAAGAGCTGCAAGAAGCAGCGGATAAAAGCGGCTTGCCATTGACGAAATTATTCAATACAAGCGGCAAAGTGTATCGCGAAGGCGGCTACAAAGACAAAATCAAAGAAGCGGATGATGCGCAGTTAAAAGCTTGGCTCTCTGAGAACGGCATGCTAATTAAACGTCCGCTCCTTATTGGCGAAAATCAAGCGGCTGTCGGTTTTAAACCAGAGGTATATACGTCTGTGACAGCTGCAAATTAA
- a CDS encoding spore coat protein, whose protein sequence is MSESQKIQNTQTPVPTTQGMNDRDHITDLLATEKYMTASYSTALNEMSNQSLYETVARIFKETQDAQRNLYNLMFQHGWYSLEEAPQQKVEQAYQQFSQTRQELPYT, encoded by the coding sequence ATGTCAGAGAGCCAAAAGATCCAAAATACCCAAACACCTGTACCGACTACACAAGGCATGAACGACCGTGATCATATTACTGACTTGCTTGCTACAGAGAAATACATGACAGCATCTTATAGTACCGCTTTAAATGAAATGAGCAATCAGTCATTGTACGAAACAGTTGCTCGCATATTTAAGGAAACGCAGGACGCCCAGCGCAATTTGTATAATCTCATGTTTCAGCATGGCTGGTACAGCTTAGAAGAAGCTCCTCAGCAAAAAGTAGAGCAAGCTTACCAGCAGTTCAGCCAAACACGTCAAGAACTGCCGTATACATGA